In the Triticum aestivum cultivar Chinese Spring chromosome 2B, IWGSC CS RefSeq v2.1, whole genome shotgun sequence genome, GAAGGACAGTACTGGCATTGTAGGCCACCTGGctagcctcatgcaccaccttcacctgctccacgATAAGGTTCACCTGGCGACGAGCTTCCCTGGCTGCACTCGGCGAGTCACCCGGAGTTTGATACACATCAAATAGTGATGGTTGAAGAGCAGCTTGAGCAGTCGCCAAGTCGGAGGCGTGAAGTTGCACTGGAGCAGCAGGAGTCGGAACAGTCGAGCTCGCCGGGCGATCAGTCATCAGGGGGCTGGCGAACGTGATGCTGGTCCGAACAAGCTCCCCGGAGCGTTCGGTCACTGCCTCGAGCGCCGGCATCGACTGAGGGACCTgaacttcaagcctcctcctgccAGAGCTTCcacccttcctcctcctctcctgtagaggtgCCTCTTCTTCGTCATCAGGGAGCACAACAACTTCTTGCAGAACTACAGAAAGAGAGAAATGTCAGAAACTCTGCCGATTGATGATTCACTCAACTCAACAAGGCTCGGTCGATCATACTTACCGACTCGCGAAGTGGCTTCTTCATCTCCTGgcgccttgtcaatgtccatgtcagtggcagcagaggtgggaCTAGAAAGACACATGCACTGGTTAGTCAGAACAAGAAAATCTTTAGTCAACCTACGGAAACGCAAACAAAATACTCACCCCGAAGTTATGATATTATTTTGCAGCATAAACTCACTTATCTCTCGGCATGTCGTAGGCCATGTGGAGACATTTGGATAATTTATGTTTGCAGTTAATATTTGTCTCCTGAACATTTGCTGCAATTTCTTCTTTCTGAAAAAAAAAACATAGCACCGATAGCCTTTAATTCGCAGTGTTACAAAATAACAAAATTCACCGCCCACAACACGTATAGTTTGACCTTCTCAAAAAAATAACATGTATAGTGTGACAATAAGCATCTGTCTAAACCCATCTTAGCCTATAGGCCAGCCCTAATCCACCGCCCAAATTTTGCGAGTGGGAAATTGTCAATTCAAAGACCGACGATATTTCATTTCATATAGTACAAGTAGTACATGGCCTAGAAAAAGCACAAGCAACTTGCACAAACGTGTGTCTGTCTAAAGCATCAACTTGCGTATTTACAGCCGGCCGGCGCCTCATCGTACGTATTTTGTAGAACCACGGAGAGACAAGATATCACACTGTACAGTTGGATCTTATCCTTTAAGCCCTTGTCACTGTCGACGACGAAGCTGCTACTGAAACAGTTGAGAACAATTTCCAGCAGGCATATCCGTGTGCGCCCTGGTGAAAGAATATCAGCGCCTCCCTCCCGCGCATACTTTTCTCCGCTGAATCTTCCGCGCGGAGAGCACGAGAGGCCGGCCCCGGCGACTCCCGTGTGGGCCCGAGGTCAGCGTCGTCACTCGTGGAGCTCGGCGTACAGTTGACCGGCCGTCCGGGTCAGCTCGGCGAGGTCGGCCAGGCAGCATCAGCAGGACCGTGCAGTCTGCACGTAGTTCAGTCCATGTCCATCAGTCAATGGAGTAGTTCAGCTCCAACGTCGTGTCTCAATGAATGCTTAATGATTTGGTAGTTTCGTGTGGTTTTCGTGGTTGATATGATATGAGGCGCTGATAAGTGATCGATAATCACCTGGGATTTTGCTGAAGTTGTGCAGCGTAACGGCGGCGAGCACCCTGTGCCGGGGCTGCAGGTGGGCGGCGCCGCCGGCCAGGCACCGCTTCAGCCGCGGGACCAGAGCCGAGAACGCGGCGAGCTGCATGTCCGTGTGCGTGTCCCGGAGCGGCGACGATGCTAGGGAACGGCTCAGCCACCCCGCCGTCGTCAGGCAGGCGGCCACCAGGCCGGCGTCGGGAGAGCCCAGGCACCCGGTCAGCGCCGCCAGGAACGGCCTCCTCCCGCTGCCGAGGAGCACAGCCGTCATGTGCTCCAGCCACGCCTCGTTCTCGGCCGCCTCCGTCTCCTGATCACGGCAAAGAGAACACCAGTCCGTTGAGTTGAGTGTTGTCAGAACTCAGAAACCATGCGTCGGTATTGCACGCGGTACCTGCACTGTTGCGTCGGAAGTGACGGGTGCGGCGGCAGGTGAGTCGGCGGCGAAGCCGGCCTGCTCCAGCATCCGGTCCTCGGCGAGGAGGTCGCCTGAGAAGGAGAAATGCCCTCCCAGCAGCATTAGAGCTTTCCGGGTGTTGTGCACGACGTTTTCGTCGATCAGGCATCGTCTCACGTAAAATTGACAAATTTAACCTATTgacgaaatcaaatcacataataaactgtccgtgaaactatttcacgcggccgacctttttgtgtgacgccgacacgaaggcgccacactacactatgCAACGCCTCATAGACAGGCGCTACATGTCTGGCCAGCGTTGTACCCCAGACTGTCTAAAAATTGTtaagtcattgtgcagagcctaagtgctaggcgctgcactgtatagtgtggcacctagctctcaggcgttgcactagtggttgcactacaaaatgaagcaaccacttGTGCAACTCCTAGAaactaggcgctacactgtatagtgtggcgcctaactctcaggcgctgcacactgacttagtaattttcggatcacacgggtgcgacgctggccaggtgtgtagcgcctatctgtgaggcgttgcacaatgTAGTGTAGCGCCTTCGTGTCGGTCGTCACACAAAAAGGTTAGCCGCGTAAAATAGTTTCATGGACAAtttattctgtgatttgattttgtccataggtcaaatttgtcaattttgctTCGTCTCAGAGACTCTGTTAGGGTCCTGGCAGCCTCTTTCTGTATACGCTGCCGTTCTTTTCTGTCGGGCTCCTCCTGAAAGATAAATTTACAGACTGAGTTTCAGAATATTTGCTTGGGCATACTTCTTGATTAGTTGAGAACACGGGAAACATTCTTTTACAGTTATCTAGCTAGTTACTAAGCTCGCATGATTTCCTGGTAGCTTGGGATTGTGGAGGTCATTTCTAGGCCTGTTTGTCAGTGTATACCTCCTTTTTTTTCTGCTTGACATTAAAGAGAAGACGTTTAGCCTTGCAGTACCCTTGCCACTATACTACATGTTGCATAGTCAATAATTAACAACTCAATTTACTGCAAGCAACGCTTAACGCTGCATTAATGTTTAATTAAATAGGAACCAACATATTATCTTATGGTTATGAGCCAATTTATAAACCGATTAGGATGGATGCCTCACCGTACAAAAGTGCTTTGCCTGCGTATTATACCAGTAAAATCACGCTTTAtgcctttagagcatctccaataaaaGATGTAGATGAAAAAAATCACGCCTTGGGCCAACCTCATTCATTTTTCTTCCACAGTCCATTTCACATCTGACCACACGTGCTCCCACGTTGCCTTCCAACTCCGAGCTCCACCGCCACCTCTAGGTTTGAGCTTGACCATGTCATTATTTGAGCTATAGGATGAGGATGCAGCCATGGTTGTTGGTGATGTGGCCACCCCGATCCCGAGGCCTTCACGCTGAATATATATTCCCGCTTCCCCTACCCAATTTCCTCTCAGTGTTATCCATTCATTGTTATTTACTCCATCCATTTTCTAATAAAATGACATAGATATTCCCCCTTTTCCGTGAAAATAGTGCCAAATCGGAAAGTGTTGTTCCGCATGTGAAAACATCCCTCCTCAGAGAACTCAATCACACGGGAGAGAGGGAGGATGCATGCTTGTGTGTGTATGCAGTCGTTTGCATGTCTGGCATCAACATTAACACATGTCATGCATGCATCAATGTGTAGCGTCGGTTACTGAAATAAGGAATCCCACATTGCCATGATTTAGGCGAGTTTAGTTTTGACATGTGGTTGATTAGGGGTAAATTAGGCATGTTTCGACTATTTCTTTCGCTCTTGGCCCTCACAACAAAAATTTCACGCCCTTTTGAACCAAGTGAGTTAGGCTCACTTGCTTAATTTATTTCTCTTGTTATAACGGACTTGGAGTCGATCAATAGATACAGGACAGATAGAGACAGGACGACGCAGCTGCAGCAGACACCCATGGTGGCCAAGAGGTACTTGCAGGCGGTGGCGGACTGTGTGTCCACACCGGGCGCCCAGATCATTGCCGACGATAGGgacatcgtcatcatcctcgcctCGTTCCTCTGCGCGCTCATCACCGTCCTCGGCATCAGCCTCGTCGCCTGCTGGTGCGCGTGCGGCGGCCCGGAATCCAGGGCGCGTGCCGCCGTCAACATGAGTGTCAAGAAGTCGGTGCTTTGCACCATCCCCACCATGCCCTACGTCTCCGCCGCCAGCGGCAAGGGCAACGAAGAGAAGGCCGCCGCGGCCCCCGAGTGCGCCATCTGCCTCGCCGAGTTCGCGGATGGCGAGGCCATGTGTACTGCCCCAGTGCGGCCATGCCTTCCATGCCGCCTGCATCAGCAAGTGGCTGCTAGACAGAACCAATTGGGGGTGGGGCGAAATGTAGAATACACGTGTTTTTGGGGAAGCTAAAAATGTTCTCatgtaagagcatggttaataatatagccagctgctggctagaTGATGTTGCCATATCACATATAGTCAAGCTTATAACCAACAAGTACAATAGTTAGATATAAATATGTACTACTTTGTTGATACATGGCCCATCCCACTCTCTCACAAAGTACCTAGGAGCACATGCTGCAGCCGGCTGTTAACTAGTAGCCCGCTTATcttttctctcctcttctctctcttccaAGTAAGCAAGAATATAATATTTAATATCTGACAGCCCGTCTACATCACcatcaccttattgtacttgctctaagcccTCGCATATATTTTTTTCACaagttgggggggaggggggcacaGGCCCCCAGGAGCCTACATAGCTCCGCCGTTGGCTACGTCCCGGTATTAGCAACAATAAGCATAGACAACACCTTTGCCTTTTTTCCTGCATGAGCCTATATATATAGGTCCGGCGCCCACTTTTCCATATTTTCTCCGTCCGCTATTGCTTTCGGTATCCTCCTCGAAAGATGCTTGGCAGAACCCCCCGGTACCTTGTTTGCATACGAAGGTCCCAGCCTCGCCAGACAAGCTTAATGAGCAAGATATTCCAATGCCGGAAGGAAGGGGTCGGTATAATTGGGGGTGGTACGCACAAAGGAGTTGACATGATCCGCGGGATGATACTCGATCTCACTGTCGCCGTGACGGACAATGATGGTGCGCCGAACCCTTCAAATGATGATAGCACATCACCGGCCGCTCGCAGTGGCAGAGACAGTGGGGGGCGAGCGGGGGCCAGGCCACCCCCATTAGCTTACAACAGGGGCTATGCTTAACGGTACTAGATTAGGCAGGCTATGGTAATTTAGTTACGGCCATTAGAAGTAGTAGCCTTACCGTGGCATGGCACAGCCCCCCAGGAGCCTACATAGCTCCGCCGTTGGCTACGTCCCCGCATTAACAACACTAAGCAAGACGTGTTCATCCGAGCAAATTTCAACAAATGTATATCATAAAATTACCCACTCCCACCCTTGGCAAAATTCATTTTTATCGACCGAATGTTGCCACGTCGTCATAGCTCCAAAATAGGTCAACCCTAATCCACCGCCCCAAATTTTCCAAGTGGAAATAATCAATTCAAAGACCGATGATATTTCATTTCATATACAAGTAGTACATGGCCTAGAAAAAGCACAAGCAACTTGCACAAATGTGTCTCTGTCTAAAGCATCAACTTGCGTATTTACAGCCGGCCGGCGCCTCATCGTACGTATTTTGTAGAACCACGGAGAGACAAGATATCACACTGTACAGTTGGATCTTATCCTTTAAGCCCTTGTCACTGTCGACGACGAAGCTGCTACTGAAACAGTTGAGAACAATTTCCAGCAGGCATATCCGTGTGCGCCCTGGTGAAAGAATATCAGCGCCTCCCTCCCGCGCATACTTTTCTCCGCTGAATCTTCCGCGCGGAGAGCACGAGACGCCGGCGGCCCGGCGACTCGCGTGCTGGCCCGAGGTCGTCGTCGTCACTCGTGGAGCTCGGCGTACAGTTGGCCGCCCGTCCGGGTCAGCTCGGCGAGGTCGGCCAGGTGACCACGCAGCCCGTCCGCCAGAAGCATCAGCAGCACCCTGCAGTCTGCACGCAGTTCAGTCAATGGAGGAGTTCACCTCCAACGTCGTGTCGTCGGCGACGTGAACGGGAGCTTAAATGCTTAATTATTTGATAGCTTCGTGCGGTTTTCGTGCTTAATGATTTGATAGCGTCGTCTGTTTTTCGTGGTTGATATGAGGCGCTCATAAGTGATAATTATAGTACTAGTAGTTACCTGGGATTTTGCTGAAGTTTTGCAGCGTGACGGCGGCGAGCACCCTGTGCCGGGGCTGCAGGTGGGCGGCGCCGCCGGCCAGGCACCGCTTCAGCCGCGGGACGAGGGCCGAGAACGCGGCGAGCTGCATGTCCGTGTGCGTGTCCTTGAGCGGCGTCGACGCCAGGGACCGGCTCAGCCAACCCGCTGTTGTCAGGCACGCCGCCACCAGGCCGGCGTCGGGAGAGGCCAGGCACCCGGACAGCGCCGCGAGGAACGGCCGCCTCCCGCTGCCGAGGAGCACCGCCGTCACGTGCTCCAGCCACGCCTCGTTCTCGGCAGCTTCCGTCTCCTGTTCACGGCAAGAGATGAGAACACCAGTACGTTGAGTCGAGTGAGTTCAGACTTCAGAAACCGTTGAACCATGCGTCGTCACGTCGCGGTACCTGCACTGTAGCATCGGAGGTGACGGGCGTGGCGGCAGGCGAGTCGCCGGCGAAGCCGGCCTGCTCCAGCATCCGGTCCTCGGCGAGGAGGTCGCCTGAGAAGGAGAAATGCCCTCCCAGCATCAGCAGAGCTTTCCGGGTGTTGGGCACGACGTTCTCGTCGATCAGGCAGCGTCTCAGAGACTCTGTTAGGGTCTTGGCAGCCTCTTCTCTGTATACGCTGCTGTTTATTCTGTCAGGCTCGTCCTGCCACATAATTTACAGACTGAGTTTCATAATACTTCTTGACTACTTGAGCAGAATGAAAACATGCTTTTACAGATATTCAGACTTTCTCGTTGATCCACGAACAATGACAAGAAAAAGTGTACAGCAACAAAATGTGTAGGGCATACCAGTGACAGTGTGCGATCGAAGTATAACAGCAGAACAGCGACCAGAGCTCGCTCTTCGACCGGCGAGCTTCGAAGATGCTGGAGTAGCACGTCCATCGTCTCGGTGAGCGACACCGTGCACAATCCGCGTATGAACAACTCCACCATTTCCCTTCTGCGAAAATCACCACGTTTCGTCAGCCAGAATGTTGGAATCACCTTGTACGTATTTTCAAGTCAGTCACAGTGAATTATAGTACCTTCTCAGCCGGAGCAGCTCAACGAGCAGACGCACCGCGGCGCCCCTGGCCGAGACCACCTCGCTCTGCAGAAGCCGAACGACGCTTTCTCCATGAACTCTGACAGCCACGTAGCTCCGGACGCTGCCCTCCGCCCGGACACACAGCAGCAGGTGCTCGGCGGCGCGCGCCCTCTGCTCCTCCTCCCGCCCGTCCCGAAGCCTGTGGAGGTGGAAGTCGACGCCGCCGATCGCCATGAGGTGCCTCGCCCTCTCCGTCTGCTCCGACACGCTGAGCCCCGCGTCGAGCACCCTGTCGACGACGGCCACGTTCAGCTTCTCCTCCGGcgccccgccgtcgccgacccGCAGGCTCCGGCAGTGCTCCGCCTTCCAGGCGTCGATCAGGCGCGTGAGCACGCGGTTCGTGTCCGGGACCGACAGGGCCTCCAGCTCCTGCCCGGTGACGGGGCACGTCCGCAGGCCTCTCTCGAACCAGTGCACTATGGCGTGCCGCTCGAACGTCTGGCCTGTCTCGATCGTCACCGGGCGGTTGAAGATCTGCCGGGTCAGTGGGCAGAGGAAGTCGCTCGGGGTGGTGGAGAAAATGGTGGCTTGGACTTGGCTGCCGTCCGTGCCACTGCCACTGATCTGGAGCGGCCCTTCACTGGAAAATTCACACCCAATCAAACATGGATCAGTATGTGTTGTACCGATAAGGGGTGGGAAATTGGAGTGAGAAGGATTGGGAGTACCAGAACTCGAGTGTGAGGAGGTCAATGGCTGACATGTCACGAGCCGGCAAGTAGCTCGTTGACTCCTCTGCTCCTTTGCCCCGTTCATCTTCGATCTGAAATTCTTTGACTCGAGTGTGAGGAGTGTGAATTCTTTCAGTATGCATGAGCAcgaacttgagcttccttccagaTAAAATCGCCTCTTACCCGTGGTTCAAATGCCTCGTTGGCCAGCATATTAGGAGGCATGGGCTCGCTTGATTCTGCCCGTGGCGTGGGACTGCAGCTCCTCACCTCGCCGTCGTCACATTCGTGGAACACGCTCCCCGAGCTGTCGGCGTCTGCGGCCTTGCCTTCCTCCTCCCCCATCCGCTCAGGTTGCCGCGGCGTCTCCTCGATCACAAAGATGGCAGGACTCGGGGTGCCGGAGCTGTACGCGACGTCCGAGCCGATGTCGTAcgtcgtcgacgtcgagaacctcGTCGCGCTGGCCGGGGCAGTGCTCGGCGCGGTGGCGGGAGGAGCCGTGCTCGGAGGCGCGGGAACGGACGGGAGGGCCATCGCCTCGGTGCGCCCCAGCAGCCAGTCCCTGTAGTAGCACGCGAGCGCGCGCGTGCCCTCGTCCAGCGCGTCGACGAACAGCTTCTCCACGACGTCCTTCACCCTCGCGTCCGGCTTCGATCTCGCCGCCGCCGACTCCCGGTCGCGCCATGCCTTGAGGTGCGAGAGGCCCGGGCGGAAGAGCCTGTCCCACAGCGCGGGGAGAAGGACCGTCCGTGCCTCGCGCGGCGCGAGGCAGAAGGCCTCCAGGGCGTGCACGGCGGAGGAGTGGTCCTTCTTCTGCAGCTTGGAGACGACGGACATGTAGAGGTGCGCGCACGCGGCGAGGCGCTCGTGGGGCACCCCCGACGCGGTCACCGCGAGCGCCTCGTCCGCGTCGAGGGACGCCAGGGAGTGCAGTCTGAGGGAGGCGCGCTTCAGCTCGCGCGGGTCGAGCAGGGCCTCCCCCACCGCGGCGGCCCTCTCGACGGTCTGCACGGTCACGCGGAGGTCCAGGACGGCGCGGTGGTCGGACTCGCCGACGCACGACGTGCAGCCGCTCCGCAGAAACGCGCGGAAGGACTCGTCCTTGGCGAACTGTTTCACCGTCCCCGCGGCCAGGGAGATGAGCGCGCTGAGCGCGGACTCGTCGAGGGCTGGTATCGCGCCGGGGCCGCTGCCGCCGTCCTTGATTTTGTAGCTCGTCGCGGTCCTCAGCGACGCCGACGACTTCCGTCGCGGGGTCGGCTCCTCGCCGGCGCCGTCCCCGTTGGTGTCGAGGTTGAGGCGGCCGCGGGCCTGCTGGACGTCGGACTGGGACCGCGCGGGCTTGGTGGGGCGCCGGTGCTGGAGGGGCATGCTCGTGGTACGCGGCGCGACCGAGGGGTTGTCCGGTTGCTTGCGGTTTTTCTTGAAACCATCAACGCTGAGCAGGTCGCGGAGCAAGGACGACGGCGGCGCCATGGATGCCCCAGCGGCGCAGGCAGTGAACGGCGATTGCGGAAGAAGGGCCCGGTCTCTGTTAGCAGTGCAGCTGCACCGGTGGTTGTTGGTCAGTTGTTGGCATGGGCCATGGCGATTGCTCGCCGTTGATACGTGGACGAATTCGCCGAGGTGACAACAACGGGAATAGGTCGCGCGGCACGGCGTGCGTCCAAATGGTGGGTTTTGGCGGGCAGCGCCTCGCTCCGGCTCTCAGGCCGGCCGGGTTTTGCATTCTTCTCAGGGCCTACCCTTATTAGCTAGGCGTTTTTGTATGCACCTTGACCCTATCAACGGTTGCAACCAAGACGAGGTCTGATTGATTCTTGGCTGAGTTTGCTGGTTTGGACGATCAGATGAAGCCAAGACTGGGCCAACCTTCTTTAATTGCAAGTGGTTTGTTAGTTTTATCTGCCTGCTATCACATGAGTGTCATTCTCGTGACTGGCACTAAGCAACCGATGAGCTTCCCCCGACCTTTTAATTACTGAATATTGCAATTGCATCTTGCTTATTGCGTTCTATGTCTCTTGCAAACTTAATTCCTCAATACGCATATtggatagtggttttggtcgtagTTATAAGTATAAATAGTACCCCCTCCCaaaataagactagccacaatgggtagtaacatagactagtaatatGGGTGACGATGCCATGGACCTAGGGCAGGGTCATAAGCCTGACTTATACGCCCTACCCAAGATCACTACCCTATAATCAAGGACATTCAAAGTATAACAAGAGATACCGACTGAAGTAACCATGaaatgcaatccactcgaccaatcaccTCACTCGGATACTTCAATTCCATTCGAGCAAGATGAAGTCATTTGACCAtatcagaaaccactcggagtatagaagacctagagtcactcatGACGGCAACGATCagacgttcactccgtagtcttaaagatcattaatagctcTTTATAGccggcgttactagtaacgccttgtcttaatgtacattgaaccttgTAACGGGGGAcgactggggtcctggcgcactctatataagccacccccctcctctggcacaaggggtcgcaccccctgtaacacacacccatattctagtcgaccgcctcagggcaccgagacgtaggccttttacctcctccgagaggggtctgaactcgtaaactcgtgtgtgcAACCTCGCCGTAGTTtgccttgcctcctcatacgtaccccctactcttactgtcagact is a window encoding:
- the LOC123046699 gene encoding uncharacterized protein produces the protein MLLGGHFSFSGDLLAEDRMLEQAGFAADSPAAAPVTSDATVQETEAAENEAWLEHMTAVLLGSGRRPFLAALTGCLGSPDAGLVAACLTTAGWLSRSLASSPLRDTHTDMQLAAFSALVPRLKRCLAGGAAHLQPRHRVLAAVTLHNFSKIPDCTVLLMLPGRPRRADPDGRSTVRRAPRVTTLTSGPHGSRRGRPLVLSARKIQRRKVCAGGRR
- the LOC123046695 gene encoding uncharacterized protein encodes the protein MAPPSSLLRDLLSVDGFKKNRKQPDNPSVAPRTTSMPLQHRRPTKPARSQSDVQQARGRLNLDTNGDGAGEEPTPRRKSSASLRTATSYKIKDGGSGPGAIPALDESALSALISLAAGTVKQFAKDESFRAFLRSGCTSCVGESDHRAVLDLRVTVQTVERAAAVGEALLDPRELKRASLRLHSLASLDADEALAVTASGVPHERLAACAHLYMSVVSKLQKKDHSSAVHALEAFCLAPREARTVLLPALWDRLFRPGLSHLKAWRDRESAAARSKPDARVKDVVEKLFVDALDEGTRALACYYRDWLLGRTEAMALPSVPAPPSTAPPATAPSTAPASATRFSTSTTYDIGSDVAYSSGTPSPAIFVIEETPRQPERMGEEEGKAADADSSGSVFHECDDGEVRSCSPTPRAESSEPMPPNMLANEAFEPRIEDERGKGAEESTSYLPARDMSAIDLLTLEFCEGPLQISGSGTDGSQVQATIFSTTPSDFLCPLTRQIFNRPVTIETGQTFERHAIVHWFERGLRTCPVTGQELEALSVPDTNRVLTRLIDAWKAEHCRSLRVGDGGAPEEKLNVAVVDRVLDAGLSVSEQTERARHLMAIGGVDFHLHRLRDGREEEQRARAAEHLLLCVRAEGSVRSYVAVRVHGESVVRLLQSEVVSARGAAVRLLVELLRLRRREMVELFIRGLCTVSLTETMDVLLQHLRSSPVEERALVAVLLLYFDRTLSLDEPDRINSSVYREEAAKTLTESLRRCLIDENVVPNTRKALLMLGGHFSFSGDLLAEDRMLEQAGFAGDSPAATPVTSDATVQETEAAENEAWLEHVTAVLLGSGRRPFLAALSGCLASPDAGLVAACLTTAGWLSRSLASTPLKDTHTDMQLAAFSALVPRLKRCLAGGAAHLQPRHRVLAAVTLQNFSKIPDCRVLLMLLADGLRGHLADLAELTRTGGQLYAELHE